Proteins encoded together in one Bacteroides zoogleoformans window:
- a CDS encoding DUF1302 family protein → MASVSNFPARFLLSIFLLFSLHAPTCGQKAEESTWQIKGFVDTYHAIRTEKPNDFMSSRTRIRGEIGKNFGSSSLFVSFNATHNALLKDRTGFELREAYLDHREEHWGFRLGRQLVIWGAADGVRITDLVSPMDMTEFLAQEYDDIRMSVNALRFFVFNDKMKFELLAVPTLEGYKLPTDDTNPWSVLPETSPLPPVWSEEGSHPKFRLSNMEYGGRLCFTLPGVDFSLAALHTWNKMPVITCQPSATHLIMSPRYYRMGFFGGDVSKPLGQFVLRGEAAFNVGKHFSYKPTNNATTQKGFNTLNYLVGMDWYGPHEWMVTAQFSSESIFRYKSHIAQPQHSTLLTLNVSKKLLGSTLWLSDFTYFDMNHKGWFSRFAAEYALNDYILLSAGCDLFEGNEGMFGSYKHNSEIWAKAKYNF, encoded by the coding sequence ATGGCAAGCGTAAGTAATTTCCCGGCAAGATTTCTCCTATCGATTTTTCTGCTCTTTTCTTTACATGCCCCCACATGTGGGCAAAAGGCAGAAGAATCGACGTGGCAGATTAAAGGCTTTGTCGATACCTATCACGCCATTCGTACCGAAAAGCCAAACGATTTTATGTCTTCGCGCACCCGGATAAGGGGTGAGATAGGCAAAAACTTTGGCAGCTCATCACTCTTTGTCTCGTTCAATGCCACCCACAATGCTTTATTAAAAGATCGCACAGGCTTTGAATTGCGAGAAGCGTATCTCGACCATCGGGAAGAGCATTGGGGATTCCGCCTTGGAAGGCAACTTGTCATCTGGGGAGCGGCAGACGGCGTGCGCATTACTGACCTGGTTTCACCCATGGATATGACCGAATTTCTAGCACAAGAATACGATGACATCCGTATGTCAGTCAATGCCTTACGTTTCTTCGTCTTTAATGACAAAATGAAATTCGAGCTGCTTGCCGTACCCACTCTCGAAGGGTATAAACTGCCCACCGACGACACCAACCCCTGGAGCGTGCTTCCCGAAACATCTCCTCTACCTCCTGTATGGAGCGAGGAAGGAAGTCATCCCAAGTTCCGACTCTCTAACATGGAATACGGTGGCAGGCTCTGTTTCACCCTACCGGGAGTAGACTTCTCTCTTGCCGCACTGCACACGTGGAACAAGATGCCCGTCATCACATGCCAACCATCAGCCACCCACCTCATAATGTCTCCGCGCTACTATCGCATGGGATTCTTCGGAGGCGATGTGTCGAAGCCGCTGGGACAGTTCGTGCTGCGTGGCGAAGCAGCCTTCAATGTAGGGAAGCACTTCAGCTACAAGCCTACGAACAATGCCACAACGCAAAAAGGATTTAACACATTGAATTATCTCGTGGGGATGGACTGGTATGGTCCTCATGAATGGATGGTGACGGCACAATTTTCTTCCGAAAGTATTTTCAGATACAAAAGCCATATTGCACAGCCTCAGCATAGCACACTCCTCACACTCAACGTGTCAAAAAAGTTATTGGGAAGCACGTTGTGGCTCTCCGACTTCACCTACTTCGATATGAACCATAAGGGATGGTTCAGTCGCTTTGCCGCCGAATATGCGCTGAATGATTACATTCTTCTCTCGGCAGGCTGCGACCTGTTCGAAGGCAACGAAGGAATGTTTGGCTCATACAAACACAATTCAGAAATATGGGCAAAGGCAAAATACAACTTTTAA
- a CDS encoding efflux RND transporter permease subunit: MKIERINEWFALRGKWMVQKRLQVLGGFILVFVIGFMGLKYFKITASWDDYFLEDDPMLVKTDEFKAIFGNDNFAAVLTQCDNSFTKENLELIRELTNEMMDSLSYADKITSLTDIEFMVGSEEGMTIEQIVPDIIPDTASGLEEIRRKAYLKSHIAKRLVSKDGTLSWIILKLRTFPEDSVWNKGKKPVSPEVLTGNQLEHIITKDKYKSLHPKGSGLPYITAMKMKWIDKEVPRVMGFATLVSILILLLVTRSFRGVIVPLITAVSSIIIVYGILGYIGMTIDSGMLMIPMLLAFAVSIAYNIHIYSYFKRQFLMHGERRRAVEETVGEMGWPVLFSALTTFAALLSFLAIPMQPMRFVGIATSSCVMLAFFIAITLMPVSLSFGKNGKPHPKVQETGGHQLDCLLEHWGESVLRHSTLILWIAGLFTVVFIYQFSKIETAFDVERTMGRKIAYVNNLLDVGESELGSVYTYDIMIDFPEDGLAKSPEMLVRLDSLAQEADGYKLTKRTTTVLNILKDLNQTLHDGDATYYTIPRNPDEVAQLLLLYENAGGSEAEYWIDYDYRRLRLMVEMNNYDSGETKRELNNITAYASKLFPQATVTAVGSIPQFTVMMQYVARGQMISFAIALLVIGVLMTLVFGSVRIGLIGLIPNITPAMVVGGLMGWLGYPLDMMTATIMPMILGLAVDDTIHFINHGHLEFDRQGNYRVAILRSFRTIGTPIILTSVVICANFAIYTTSESLSFMHMGMLSVAGIMSALLADLCATPILFQKLRLFGKETDKENRQPMNKED; encoded by the coding sequence ATGAAAATAGAAAGAATCAACGAGTGGTTTGCCCTGCGAGGCAAATGGATGGTGCAAAAACGCCTGCAAGTATTAGGCGGCTTTATTCTTGTTTTTGTCATAGGCTTTATGGGGCTAAAATATTTCAAGATAACTGCCTCATGGGACGACTATTTCCTCGAAGACGATCCGATGCTTGTCAAGACAGACGAATTCAAAGCCATATTCGGCAATGACAACTTTGCTGCTGTACTGACCCAATGCGATAATTCTTTTACGAAAGAAAACTTAGAGCTTATCCGCGAACTCACGAACGAGATGATGGACAGCCTTTCATACGCTGACAAAATCACGTCACTCACCGACATCGAGTTTATGGTGGGCAGTGAAGAAGGAATGACTATCGAACAGATTGTGCCGGACATCATCCCCGATACCGCCTCTGGCTTGGAAGAAATACGCCGCAAAGCTTATCTGAAATCACACATTGCCAAGCGACTTGTATCCAAAGACGGTACTCTCTCGTGGATTATCCTCAAGCTGCGAACCTTTCCTGAAGATTCTGTCTGGAATAAAGGGAAGAAGCCGGTTTCTCCGGAAGTGCTTACCGGCAACCAACTGGAACATATCATCACTAAAGACAAATACAAAAGTCTCCATCCCAAAGGTTCGGGTTTGCCCTACATCACAGCCATGAAGATGAAATGGATAGACAAAGAAGTACCTCGGGTCATGGGCTTTGCCACTCTTGTTTCCATTTTGATTCTATTATTGGTAACACGCTCATTCAGGGGAGTTATAGTGCCGCTCATCACGGCTGTGAGTTCCATCATAATTGTGTATGGCATATTAGGATACATCGGTATGACAATAGACAGTGGCATGCTGATGATACCTATGCTGTTGGCGTTTGCAGTATCGATAGCCTACAACATACATATTTATTCTTATTTTAAACGGCAATTCCTCATGCACGGAGAGCGAAGACGAGCTGTAGAAGAAACCGTGGGCGAGATGGGCTGGCCGGTATTGTTCAGTGCGCTTACCACTTTTGCCGCTTTACTGTCATTTCTTGCCATACCGATGCAGCCCATGCGATTTGTCGGCATCGCCACCTCTTCATGCGTGATGCTGGCGTTCTTTATCGCCATCACCTTGATGCCCGTGTCATTAAGTTTCGGCAAGAACGGCAAGCCACATCCCAAAGTACAGGAAACAGGTGGACACCAGCTTGATTGCCTATTGGAACATTGGGGAGAAAGCGTACTTAGGCACAGCACGTTAATTCTATGGATTGCCGGATTATTTACAGTAGTTTTCATCTACCAGTTCTCCAAAATAGAGACAGCTTTCGACGTGGAGCGCACCATGGGACGAAAGATAGCCTATGTAAACAACCTGTTGGACGTCGGCGAAAGCGAACTTGGTTCTGTCTACACCTATGATATAATGATAGATTTTCCTGAAGACGGATTAGCAAAATCTCCCGAAATGCTCGTACGATTAGACTCCTTAGCACAAGAAGCCGATGGCTATAAACTGACCAAACGAACGACTACGGTGTTGAACATCCTCAAAGATCTGAATCAAACCTTGCATGATGGCGATGCCACATACTATACCATTCCCCGGAACCCGGACGAGGTGGCCCAACTACTGCTTCTCTATGAAAATGCAGGCGGTAGCGAAGCGGAATACTGGATTGATTACGACTACCGCCGTCTACGGCTGATGGTGGAGATGAACAACTACGATTCGGGGGAAACAAAACGAGAGTTGAACAATATTACAGCTTATGCCTCCAAACTTTTCCCTCAAGCCACTGTCACCGCCGTGGGAAGCATTCCTCAATTTACGGTGATGATGCAGTATGTGGCTCGCGGACAAATGATTTCATTCGCCATCGCACTCCTTGTTATCGGAGTGCTGATGACTCTTGTCTTCGGCAGTGTGCGCATCGGACTTATCGGTTTGATACCCAATATTACTCCGGCTATGGTGGTTGGCGGCCTGATGGGTTGGCTGGGCTATCCGTTAGACATGATGACAGCCACCATCATGCCAATGATTTTGGGCTTAGCAGTGGATGACACCATCCACTTTATCAACCACGGACATTTGGAGTTCGACCGCCAAGGCAATTACCGTGTAGCCATTCTGCGTTCATTCCGCACCATCGGAACACCTATCATTCTGACGAGTGTCGTAATCTGCGCCAACTTCGCCATCTATACCACATCCGAAAGTCTATCCTTTATGCACATGGGTATGCTGTCCGTAGCCGGCATCATGTCGGCATTGCTTGCCGACCTCTGTGCCACCCCCATATTATTCCAAAAGTTACGTCTGTTCGGTAAGGAAACCGATAAGGAAAACAGACAGCCGATGAATAAAGAAGATTAA
- a CDS encoding outer membrane lipoprotein-sorting protein: MRRFILMAATAVVFTASAIAQTGREIAQKVKDRPDGYTRQSELTMKLVNKRGAVRERKLISYSIDVGKEKKDRKSIMFFQYPGDVKGTGFLTWDYDDPNKDDDKWLYLPAMKKTRRISGSSAKQDYFMGSDFTYDDMGSRNVDEDTHKLLGEETIGGYKCWKLESTPKDKRDIYSKKTALIRQDCLIPVRVEFYDKIGKLHRRLEISDIAKVEGFWTARKMHMTNVQTEHQTILEIKNPKYNIPIEETGFNVTTLEKGRF, encoded by the coding sequence ATGAGAAGATTCATCTTAATGGCAGCTACGGCCGTCGTATTCACAGCCTCAGCAATAGCACAAACGGGTAGAGAAATCGCCCAAAAAGTAAAAGACCGCCCCGATGGATACACCCGTCAATCGGAACTGACGATGAAACTGGTCAACAAGCGCGGCGCGGTGCGTGAACGTAAACTCATCTCTTATTCCATTGATGTGGGCAAAGAGAAGAAAGACCGCAAAAGCATCATGTTTTTTCAATATCCCGGAGACGTAAAAGGTACGGGATTCCTCACGTGGGACTACGATGACCCGAACAAGGATGACGACAAATGGCTCTATCTGCCCGCAATGAAGAAAACCCGTCGCATCAGCGGTTCGTCTGCCAAGCAAGATTATTTTATGGGCAGCGACTTTACCTATGACGACATGGGCAGCCGCAATGTGGATGAAGACACGCACAAACTATTGGGCGAAGAAACCATCGGCGGATACAAGTGCTGGAAGTTAGAGTCCACCCCTAAAGACAAACGAGATATTTATTCCAAGAAAACAGCCCTGATACGGCAAGACTGCCTGATACCAGTCAGGGTCGAGTTTTACGACAAAATAGGTAAGTTGCACCGCCGTCTCGAAATATCGGACATTGCCAAGGTCGAAGGTTTCTGGACAGCCCGAAAAATGCACATGACCAATGTGCAGACGGAACATCAGACGATTCTTGAAATTAAGAATCCGAAATACAACATCCCTATAGAGGAAACCGGATTCAATGTTACCACTTTGGAGAAAGGCAGGTTCTGA